The following are encoded together in the Pyramidobacter piscolens W5455 genome:
- the purH gene encoding bifunctional phosphoribosylaminoimidazolecarboxamide formyltransferase/IMP cyclohydrolase: protein MKRRALISVADKSGALELGQTLVGLGWEILSSSGTAKMFRDAGVPVVEVSDVTKFPHILGGRVKTLHPLVFGGILARRDLPADVKDMKDHGIDGIDMVAANLYPFEKTARSGAALDALIENIDIGGVALIRAAAKNYRYVTVMTDPADYAPVLEELKAEGDVTPATRRRLALRAFDATARYDATIGAGLRREMGEESGEDSVTLPLVRKQELRYGENPHQHAGVYLPPLADFPVTQLAGKELSYNNLLDLDTAMRATAMLQSDVGAVVIKHTTPCGMAVGKSVAEAYDRAFACDPLSAFGGVVGVTRHIDLETAEAISKHFTEVLLCPSIDDAALKLLTEKRKNLRVMTWKGGRVFDRQMVSTWCGMLVQSDELAPLPDQKKGQWIGTPRPDLWDDLVLAWKVAAVSKSNAVAMVKNGEAVGIGMGFCSRVFAVDFAARQAGEKAKGAVMASDAFFPFPDGVEKAAAAGIAAVIQPGGSVRDEEVAARARELGVSMFISGHRTFRH from the coding sequence ATGAAACGCAGAGCGCTTATTTCTGTGGCCGACAAGTCGGGAGCGCTTGAACTCGGCCAAACTCTCGTGGGACTGGGCTGGGAGATTTTGTCGAGCTCGGGCACGGCGAAGATGTTCCGCGACGCGGGCGTTCCCGTCGTCGAAGTTTCCGACGTCACCAAGTTTCCTCACATCCTCGGCGGCCGGGTGAAGACTCTTCATCCGCTTGTTTTCGGCGGCATCCTGGCCCGCCGCGATCTGCCCGCCGACGTCAAGGACATGAAAGATCATGGCATCGACGGCATCGACATGGTGGCGGCCAATCTTTATCCGTTCGAAAAGACGGCCCGCTCCGGCGCCGCCCTCGACGCGCTGATCGAAAACATCGACATCGGCGGCGTGGCGCTGATCCGCGCGGCCGCCAAGAACTACCGCTACGTAACGGTCATGACCGATCCGGCCGATTACGCGCCCGTTCTCGAAGAGCTCAAGGCCGAGGGCGACGTGACGCCCGCAACGCGCCGCCGCCTGGCGCTTCGCGCCTTCGACGCCACCGCTCGCTACGACGCGACCATCGGCGCCGGGCTGCGCCGCGAGATGGGCGAAGAAAGCGGTGAAGATTCCGTGACGCTGCCGCTCGTGCGCAAGCAGGAACTGCGCTACGGCGAAAATCCCCATCAGCACGCCGGCGTTTACCTTCCGCCGCTGGCCGACTTCCCCGTGACGCAGCTGGCCGGCAAAGAACTCTCCTACAACAATCTGCTCGACCTCGACACGGCCATGCGCGCCACCGCCATGCTGCAGAGCGACGTCGGCGCCGTCGTCATCAAGCACACCACGCCCTGCGGCATGGCGGTCGGAAAATCGGTCGCGGAAGCCTACGACCGCGCCTTCGCCTGCGATCCGTTGTCGGCGTTCGGCGGCGTCGTCGGCGTCACCCGCCACATCGACCTCGAAACGGCCGAAGCCATTTCCAAACACTTCACCGAAGTGCTGCTGTGTCCTTCCATCGACGACGCGGCGCTGAAGCTCCTGACCGAGAAGCGCAAAAACCTGCGCGTCATGACGTGGAAGGGCGGGCGCGTTTTCGACCGGCAGATGGTTTCAACCTGGTGCGGCATGCTCGTGCAAAGCGACGAATTGGCCCCTCTTCCCGATCAGAAAAAAGGTCAATGGATCGGCACGCCCCGTCCCGACCTTTGGGACGATCTCGTGCTGGCCTGGAAAGTCGCGGCCGTGTCGAAGAGCAACGCCGTCGCCATGGTCAAAAACGGCGAAGCCGTCGGCATCGGCATGGGATTCTGCAGCCGCGTCTTCGCCGTCGATTTCGCGGCGCGTCAGGCCGGCGAGAAGGCCAAGGGCGCGGTGATGGCTTCGGACGCGTTCTTCCCGTTCCCCGACGGCGTCGAAAAAGCGGCCGCCGCCGGGATCGCCGCCGTCATCCAGCCGGGCGGCTCGGTCCGCGACGAAGAGGTCGCCGCGCGCGCCCGGGAACTCGGCGTGTCCATGTTCATCAGCGGGCACCGCACCTTCCGCCATTAA
- the purN gene encoding phosphoribosylglycinamide formyltransferase, translated as MTCKIGILVSGRGTNMEAIVDRIAAEKADVQPLFVASDNAFAAGLRLARQRGIPTAVLPYGDGRAAGEAALEKLWQERGIDLLVLAGFMRLLTGKFVGRHEGRILNIHPALLPKFPGAHGIEDFWKSGEPVSGVTVHLVDEKMDHGPILAQREVAREVGDTIETFAAKIHAVEHQIYWQALKDYIKRIS; from the coding sequence ATGACCTGCAAAATCGGCATTCTCGTCTCCGGCCGCGGCACGAACATGGAGGCCATCGTCGATCGCATCGCCGCGGAAAAAGCCGACGTGCAGCCGCTTTTCGTGGCCAGCGACAACGCTTTCGCGGCGGGGCTACGCCTCGCCCGGCAGCGCGGCATTCCCACGGCCGTGCTGCCCTATGGAGACGGACGCGCCGCCGGCGAAGCCGCCCTCGAAAAGCTTTGGCAGGAGCGCGGGATCGATCTGCTCGTCCTGGCCGGCTTCATGCGCCTGCTGACGGGCAAGTTCGTCGGCCGCCATGAAGGGCGCATCCTCAACATCCATCCGGCGCTGCTGCCGAAGTTTCCCGGCGCTCACGGCATCGAGGACTTTTGGAAAAGCGGCGAACCGGTCAGCGGCGTCACGGTCCACCTCGTCGACGAGAAGATGGATCACGGCCCGATCCTGGCGCAGCGCGAAGTCGCCCGCGAAGTCGGAGACACGATCGAGACTTTTGCGGCCAAGATTCACGCCGTGGAGCATCAGATCTACTGGCAGGCGTTGAAAGACTACATCAAGCGGATTTCATAG
- the purM gene encoding phosphoribosylformylglycinamidine cyclo-ligase, with the protein MGNLTYEKAGVDIKGGDHWVETIKGIMKRHKSDPRVVGGIGGFSGLMRLDGDRLIAGCCDGVGTKVEIARASGIYDGLGQDLVAMNVNDLVTGGAVPLFFLDYIACGALNEEMMSAVVTSVVEACEYCGCVLLGGETAEMPGVYGKESFDLAGFAVGTLKESEIIDGSKVKEGDVIIGLHSSGVHSNGYTLVRSALADEIAHGLDKEGPVAGETLGQTLMKPTRLYVPQAVAATKTGKVKAMAHITGSGLEDNINRVIPAPCVCKLSYDWPRPAVFDLIASKGVPEEEMRRVFNLGIGYVFIVSPEDEAGVVAVLESLGEKPRRVGRVVRA; encoded by the coding sequence ATGGGCAATCTGACGTACGAAAAGGCCGGCGTCGACATCAAGGGCGGCGACCATTGGGTTGAAACGATCAAGGGCATTATGAAACGCCACAAATCCGATCCGCGGGTGGTCGGCGGCATCGGCGGATTCAGCGGGCTGATGCGCCTCGACGGGGACCGCCTGATCGCCGGTTGCTGCGACGGCGTGGGCACGAAAGTGGAAATCGCCCGCGCCTCGGGGATTTACGACGGTCTCGGGCAGGACCTCGTCGCCATGAACGTCAACGATCTGGTCACCGGCGGCGCCGTGCCGCTCTTCTTTCTCGATTACATCGCCTGCGGCGCGCTGAACGAAGAGATGATGTCCGCCGTGGTCACGTCGGTCGTCGAGGCCTGCGAGTATTGCGGCTGCGTGCTGCTCGGCGGCGAAACCGCGGAAATGCCCGGCGTTTACGGCAAGGAAAGTTTCGACCTGGCAGGCTTCGCCGTCGGCACGCTCAAAGAATCGGAGATCATCGACGGCTCCAAGGTCAAAGAGGGCGACGTCATCATTGGCCTGCACAGTTCCGGCGTCCACAGCAACGGCTACACGCTGGTCCGTTCGGCGCTGGCGGATGAGATCGCCCACGGTCTGGACAAAGAAGGCCCCGTCGCGGGCGAAACGCTGGGACAAACGCTGATGAAGCCGACGCGCCTCTACGTTCCCCAGGCCGTCGCGGCGACGAAGACGGGCAAGGTCAAGGCCATGGCGCACATCACCGGCAGCGGCCTCGAGGACAACATCAACCGCGTCATCCCCGCCCCCTGCGTCTGCAAGCTGAGCTACGACTGGCCGCGCCCGGCCGTTTTCGATCTGATCGCCTCCAAGGGCGTTCCCGAAGAGGAGATGCGCCGTGTGTTCAACCTCGGCATCGGCTACGTCTTCATCGTCTCGCCCGAAGACGAGGCCGGGGTCGTCGCGGTCCTCGAATCTCTCGGCGAAAAACCGCGCCGCGTCGGGCGCGTCGTCAGGGCATGA
- the purL gene encoding phosphoribosylformylglycinamidine synthase subunit PurL — protein sequence MNYKEAGLRESEYLSLKKTLGREPNELELRIMGVMWSEHCSYKSTRPLLKKLPKEGRFVVLGPGENAGVIDGGAGIGIAFKVESHNHPSAVAPYQGAATGVGGIIRDIIALGARPVASLDGLFFGSEQSPVHDGVVKGVGGYGNCIGVPTIGGKTCYDSTYEGNPLVNAMNIGTVHLDKIVSSQTARPGQAVVILGSKTGRDGIAGAAFASTELKDNTKESRPSIQIGDPFVEKLLTEACLEMRDAGLFVSMQDMGAAGILSSSSEVAAKSGVGMTIDFDKVPLRAEGMEPWEIALSESQERMLLIVEDAKMPEIYAIAEKWGLDATEIGRTEEGDHYRIYWKGKIVADIPATTIGSDCPTIDWPQQRPNLEARWNKELKLDAPCPAQALVDLLGDSNLHCKEDIYVQYDSMVQANTVVGPGSPVSVFRVADSGRLCAVSMEADPWSCELDPERAAANLVARSCRALAVAGAVPGGLTNCLNFPSPENPQHFWVLSHSVEGMASACRELDCPVVSGNVSLYNETSATAILPTPLLGVVGLVEAPAVMKCGRWNEGDILFLAGWNEGTLAASVYQRHYAHDFAGRPVPFVPERERAFNAAALAAAKARAADSARPIIGGGLLVAVAKEAIESGVGADLKDKDYSAADLFGEGATAAIYAVPAAKVEEFRRCWKDVPLEEIGVVGGPCLAVGGKCLRSVEALNKAFRNL from the coding sequence ATGAATTACAAAGAAGCAGGACTCCGCGAGTCCGAGTATCTTTCCCTGAAAAAAACGCTGGGACGCGAGCCCAACGAACTCGAACTGCGCATCATGGGCGTGATGTGGTCGGAACACTGCAGCTACAAATCCACGCGCCCGCTGCTGAAAAAGCTTCCCAAAGAGGGCAGGTTCGTCGTCCTCGGTCCCGGCGAGAACGCTGGCGTCATCGACGGCGGCGCGGGCATCGGTATCGCCTTCAAGGTCGAGAGCCACAACCATCCCTCGGCGGTCGCTCCCTATCAGGGGGCGGCGACCGGCGTGGGCGGCATCATCCGCGACATCATCGCTCTGGGCGCTCGGCCGGTCGCCTCGCTTGACGGGCTGTTCTTCGGCTCCGAGCAGTCGCCGGTCCACGACGGCGTCGTCAAGGGCGTCGGCGGCTACGGCAACTGCATCGGCGTGCCCACCATCGGCGGCAAGACCTGTTACGATTCCACCTACGAGGGCAATCCGCTCGTCAACGCCATGAACATCGGCACGGTCCACCTCGACAAGATCGTCAGCTCGCAGACGGCCAGGCCTGGCCAGGCCGTCGTCATCCTCGGCTCCAAAACGGGGCGCGACGGCATCGCCGGCGCGGCGTTCGCCTCCACGGAACTGAAAGACAACACCAAGGAGAGCCGCCCTTCGATCCAGATCGGCGACCCGTTCGTCGAAAAGCTGCTCACCGAAGCCTGTCTGGAGATGCGCGACGCCGGCCTGTTCGTGTCGATGCAGGACATGGGCGCGGCCGGGATCCTCTCTTCCTCCTCGGAAGTGGCCGCCAAAAGCGGCGTCGGCATGACGATCGACTTCGACAAGGTGCCGCTGCGGGCGGAAGGCATGGAGCCGTGGGAAATCGCGCTGTCGGAGTCTCAGGAGCGCATGCTGCTGATCGTCGAAGACGCGAAAATGCCCGAAATTTACGCGATCGCCGAAAAATGGGGGCTCGACGCCACGGAGATCGGCCGCACCGAAGAGGGCGACCATTACCGCATTTACTGGAAAGGCAAGATCGTCGCCGACATTCCCGCCACGACGATCGGCAGCGACTGCCCCACTATCGACTGGCCGCAGCAGCGTCCGAACCTCGAAGCCCGCTGGAACAAAGAGCTGAAACTCGACGCGCCCTGTCCGGCTCAGGCCCTTGTCGATCTGTTGGGGGATTCCAATCTGCACTGCAAAGAAGACATTTACGTCCAGTACGACTCGATGGTGCAGGCGAATACCGTCGTCGGTCCGGGCTCGCCGGTCAGCGTTTTCCGCGTCGCCGACTCGGGACGGTTGTGCGCCGTCAGCATGGAAGCCGATCCTTGGAGCTGCGAACTCGATCCGGAACGGGCGGCGGCCAATCTGGTGGCCCGTTCCTGCCGCGCGCTTGCCGTCGCCGGCGCCGTTCCGGGCGGTTTAACCAACTGCCTCAACTTCCCTTCGCCGGAAAATCCTCAGCACTTCTGGGTGCTCTCGCACAGCGTCGAGGGTATGGCGTCCGCCTGCCGCGAGCTCGACTGCCCCGTCGTCTCCGGCAACGTCAGCCTCTATAACGAAACGTCCGCCACGGCGATCCTTCCCACGCCGCTGCTCGGCGTGGTCGGCCTCGTCGAGGCGCCGGCCGTCATGAAATGCGGCCGGTGGAACGAGGGCGATATCCTTTTCCTGGCCGGCTGGAACGAAGGCACTTTGGCGGCGAGCGTCTATCAACGCCACTACGCGCACGACTTCGCCGGACGTCCCGTTCCCTTCGTGCCCGAGCGCGAGCGCGCGTTCAACGCCGCCGCGCTGGCTGCGGCAAAAGCCCGGGCGGCAGACAGCGCCCGTCCGATCATCGGCGGCGGCCTGCTCGTCGCCGTCGCCAAAGAAGCGATCGAGAGCGGCGTCGGCGCCGATCTGAAAGACAAGGATTACAGCGCCGCCGATCTTTTCGGAGAAGGAGCGACCGCGGCGATCTACGCCGTGCCGGCCGCGAAGGTCGAAGAGTTCCGGCGCTGCTGGAAGGACGTGCCCCTCGAAGAGATCGGCGTTGTCGGCGGTCCATGCCTCGCCGTCGGCGGAAAATGCCTTCGCAGCGTCGAGGCGCTGAACAAGGCGTTCAGAAATCTTTAA
- the purQ gene encoding phosphoribosylformylglycinamidine synthase subunit PurQ encodes MKTAVVVFPGSNCDQDAVKAAASVAGATAVTVWHKETALPDRTDLVVLPGGFSYGDYLRCGAMAANSAIMNAVKEHAAKGGLVLGICNGFQVLTESRLLPGALLANDCMHFVCKPVTVRVERDDLPFTLRYKKNDVLTIPIAHNEGRYYIDAEGLERLEGEGRIAFRYCDARGNITPESNPNGALNNIAGIVNERGNVLGLMPHPERYSDLLLGGNDGAGFWTSVKSWLEGGLRR; translated from the coding sequence ATGAAAACCGCCGTTGTCGTCTTCCCCGGCAGCAACTGCGACCAGGACGCCGTAAAAGCGGCGGCTTCGGTCGCAGGAGCGACGGCCGTCACCGTCTGGCACAAGGAAACGGCCCTTCCCGACCGTACCGATCTGGTCGTTCTCCCCGGCGGTTTTTCGTACGGGGATTATCTGCGCTGCGGCGCTATGGCCGCGAATTCGGCGATCATGAACGCCGTCAAGGAACATGCCGCCAAAGGCGGGCTCGTTCTCGGCATCTGCAACGGCTTTCAGGTTCTGACCGAAAGCCGTTTGCTTCCCGGCGCGCTCCTTGCCAACGACTGCATGCATTTCGTCTGCAAGCCCGTCACCGTCCGCGTGGAGCGCGACGATCTGCCTTTTACGCTTCGATACAAAAAGAACGACGTGCTCACGATCCCGATTGCCCACAACGAGGGACGCTATTACATCGACGCCGAAGGGTTGGAGCGCCTGGAAGGCGAAGGGCGGATCGCTTTCCGCTACTGCGACGCGCGGGGCAATATCACCCCGGAAAGCAATCCCAACGGCGCGCTGAACAATATCGCCGGCATCGTCAACGAACGCGGCAACGTGCTGGGACTGATGCCGCATCCCGAGCGCTACAGCGATCTGCTGCTGGGCGGAAACGACGGCGCCGGATTCTGGACTTCCGTAAAAAGCTGGCTTGAAGGAGGCCTTCGCCGATGA
- the purS gene encoding phosphoribosylformylglycinamidine synthase subunit PurS: MTYGIRLLVFLKEGVLDTQGKTVAASLKGMGYGCLKDLRVGKYIHLDVDAASEAEAVAQVEKMCDDLLVNDIIEEFTIEPEAPRA; encoded by the coding sequence ATGACTTACGGAATCCGTCTGCTTGTTTTTCTCAAAGAAGGCGTGCTCGACACTCAGGGCAAAACGGTCGCGGCGTCTCTCAAAGGCATGGGGTACGGCTGCCTGAAAGATCTGCGCGTCGGCAAGTACATCCATCTCGACGTCGACGCCGCCTCCGAGGCCGAAGCCGTCGCACAGGTCGAGAAGATGTGCGACGATCTGCTCGTCAACGACATTATCGAAGAGTTCACGATCGAGCCGGAGGCACCCCGCGCATGA
- the lepA gene encoding translation elongation factor 4 translates to MTADPRKIRNFSIIAHIDHGKSTIADRLLESTGTIAKRNMKEQILDNMAIERERGITIKSVPVRMDYRAADGQTYVLNLIDTPGHVDFGYEVSRSLAACEGALLVVDSTQGVQAQTLANAYKAVDHDLTVLPVLNKIDLPSARPEEVRREIEDVIGIDASEAVCCSAKEGIGIRDILEQVVARVPAPRGSESAPLQALIFDAVYDNYRGIVCYVRIMNGAMRPGDAIRMMATGTSYAVEEVGVFSPGWTPVDALGVGEVGYFTASIKTLDEARVGDTVTNVARPAEKALPGYQAVKSVVYCGFYPVERDDFPQLRDALEKLKLNDASLTYDPETSTALGFGFRCGFLGLLHMDISRERLEREFDVHLVATAPNVVYRVVKKDGEVVEAHRPGDFPPEGDVQEVQEPMIRLTVYTPKDYVGKVMQLCQDKRGVYINLDYITPERARLAYDLPLAEFIVEFYDKLQSLTRGYASLDYEHIGFRASKLVKVDMLINQEPIDAFSFICHVDDAYHRGHASAMKLKTLIPNQLFEVPIQASIGKKVIVRTNVRALRKDVLAKCYGGDISRKNKLLEKQKKGKERLKQIGKVSIPPEAFLSFLDVNDEEDDK, encoded by the coding sequence GTGACGGCCGATCCTCGAAAAATACGCAACTTTTCAATTATCGCTCATATCGACCACGGCAAGTCCACGATCGCTGACCGGCTGCTGGAATCGACGGGAACGATCGCCAAACGGAACATGAAGGAGCAGATCCTCGACAACATGGCGATCGAGCGGGAGCGGGGCATCACCATCAAATCCGTGCCCGTGCGCATGGATTACCGTGCCGCCGACGGGCAGACGTACGTGCTGAACCTGATCGACACGCCGGGGCACGTCGATTTCGGCTACGAAGTGTCGCGCTCTCTGGCGGCCTGCGAAGGCGCGCTGCTTGTCGTGGATTCCACGCAGGGAGTCCAGGCGCAGACGCTGGCGAACGCTTACAAGGCGGTCGATCACGATCTGACGGTGCTCCCGGTTCTGAACAAAATCGATCTGCCCTCGGCGCGCCCGGAGGAAGTCCGCCGCGAGATCGAAGACGTGATCGGCATCGACGCTTCGGAGGCCGTGTGCTGCAGCGCCAAGGAAGGCATCGGCATCCGGGACATTTTGGAGCAGGTCGTCGCTCGCGTCCCCGCGCCGCGGGGGAGCGAAAGCGCGCCTTTGCAGGCGCTGATCTTCGACGCCGTTTACGACAACTATCGCGGCATCGTCTGCTATGTCCGCATCATGAACGGCGCCATGCGCCCGGGCGACGCGATAAGAATGATGGCGACGGGCACTTCCTATGCGGTCGAAGAGGTGGGCGTCTTTTCGCCGGGCTGGACGCCGGTCGATGCGCTCGGGGTGGGGGAAGTCGGGTACTTTACGGCGAGCATCAAGACGCTTGACGAAGCGCGCGTCGGCGATACGGTGACGAACGTCGCCCGGCCGGCGGAAAAGGCGCTTCCCGGTTACCAGGCGGTGAAATCGGTGGTCTATTGCGGTTTTTACCCGGTGGAGCGCGACGACTTCCCGCAGCTGCGCGACGCTTTGGAAAAATTGAAGCTGAACGACGCCTCGCTGACTTACGATCCTGAGACTTCGACGGCGCTGGGATTCGGATTCCGCTGCGGCTTCCTCGGACTGCTGCATATGGACATTTCGCGCGAGCGGCTCGAGCGCGAATTCGACGTTCATCTCGTCGCCACGGCTCCCAACGTGGTGTACCGCGTCGTCAAAAAGGACGGCGAAGTCGTCGAAGCGCACCGCCCCGGCGATTTTCCTCCGGAGGGCGACGTTCAGGAAGTCCAGGAGCCGATGATCCGGCTGACGGTCTACACGCCCAAGGATTACGTGGGCAAGGTCATGCAGCTCTGCCAGGACAAACGCGGCGTGTATATCAACCTCGACTACATCACGCCCGAACGGGCGCGGCTTGCCTACGATCTGCCGCTGGCCGAGTTCATCGTGGAATTCTACGACAAACTGCAGTCGCTGACGCGCGGCTATGCGTCTCTCGACTACGAGCATATCGGCTTTCGGGCGTCGAAGCTGGTCAAGGTGGACATGCTCATCAATCAGGAGCCGATCGACGCGTTTTCGTTCATCTGCCACGTCGACGACGCCTATCACCGCGGTCACGCCTCGGCCATGAAGCTGAAAACGCTGATCCCCAACCAGCTTTTCGAAGTGCCGATCCAGGCGTCGATCGGCAAAAAGGTGATCGTGCGCACCAACGTGCGCGCTCTGCGCAAAGACGTGCTCGCCAAGTGCTACGGCGGCGACATCTCGCGCAAGAACAAGCTGCTCGAAAAACAAAAGAAGGGCAAGGAACGCCTGAAGCAGATCGGCAAAGTCTCCATTCCGCCGGAAGCGTTCCTCTCGTTCCTCGACGTGAACGATGAAGAGGATGACAAATAA
- the hemW gene encoding radical SAM family heme chaperone HemW — translation MTNNRCLSLYVHAPFCRSKCPYCAFYSFAPRSGQMERWLACLAAELETIKSGLGEGESFSTVYIGGGTPSYLPLALWRKLLGALGKVPREPACEFTVEANPESVDEEKLALWKDFGVTRVSVGVQSLDDRELKTMARPHDSAQALRILELCMKKGFRVSADLIFGLPRQTLRRWHESMSKLVAEGVTHLSVYQLMIEDGSFWGRCRPSGLPDGYPMYRWAQYYLPRQGLKQYEIASFAVPGFESRHNRAYWKRSDVYAAGPAAWGFLGGVRFANCRSLARWAERIENGQSPVEFREKLSAAQEASEAAILALRTSEGIHFEEFAARYGKRWLDAITKRLRALPEADFVWSGNGVALSPRGMRVGNSIWTELMDLER, via the coding sequence ATGACAAATAACCGCTGCCTCTCGCTTTACGTCCATGCGCCTTTTTGCCGTTCCAAGTGCCCGTACTGCGCGTTTTACAGCTTTGCGCCGCGAAGCGGGCAGATGGAGCGGTGGCTGGCGTGTCTTGCCGCGGAACTGGAAACGATAAAGAGCGGGCTTGGCGAAGGAGAAAGTTTTTCTACGGTCTATATCGGCGGCGGCACGCCGTCGTATCTTCCCTTGGCTCTCTGGCGCAAACTGCTCGGCGCGCTGGGCAAGGTGCCGCGGGAGCCCGCCTGCGAGTTTACGGTCGAAGCCAATCCCGAGAGCGTCGACGAGGAAAAACTGGCGCTCTGGAAAGATTTTGGCGTCACTCGCGTCAGCGTGGGCGTACAATCCCTCGACGATCGGGAACTGAAAACGATGGCCCGACCGCACGACAGCGCGCAGGCGCTGAGGATTCTCGAACTCTGCATGAAAAAGGGTTTTCGCGTCAGCGCCGATCTGATCTTCGGCCTGCCGCGCCAGACGCTGAGGCGCTGGCACGAAAGCATGTCGAAGCTCGTCGCCGAAGGCGTGACGCATCTGTCCGTCTACCAGCTCATGATCGAAGACGGCAGTTTCTGGGGGCGCTGTCGGCCGTCGGGACTGCCGGACGGTTATCCGATGTACCGTTGGGCGCAGTATTATCTGCCGCGCCAAGGATTGAAACAATATGAAATCGCCAGTTTTGCGGTCCCGGGATTTGAAAGCCGGCACAATCGAGCCTATTGGAAGCGCAGCGACGTATATGCCGCCGGGCCTGCCGCCTGGGGCTTCCTGGGCGGCGTCCGCTTCGCCAACTGCCGCAGCCTGGCACGGTGGGCGGAGCGGATCGAGAACGGACAAAGTCCCGTGGAATTTCGCGAGAAACTTTCCGCGGCGCAGGAAGCTTCGGAAGCGGCGATACTGGCGCTGCGCACGAGCGAAGGCATCCATTTCGAGGAGTTTGCCGCGCGCTATGGCAAAAGGTGGCTCGACGCGATAACGAAGCGCCTGCGCGCCCTGCCGGAGGCGGATTTTGTCTGGAGCGGGAACGGCGTGGCCCTTTCGCCGCGGGGAATGCGCGTCGGCAATTCGATCTGGACGGAACTGATGGATTTGGAGCGGTAA